One genomic segment of Salvelinus namaycush isolate Seneca unplaced genomic scaffold, SaNama_1.0 Scaffold2364, whole genome shotgun sequence includes these proteins:
- the LOC120038718 gene encoding adhesion G protein-coupled receptor L1-like, whose translation IASYQCVLSPVTWSSRGPDLSNCTSPWVSQIAQKIKSGENAANIAGELVNLTKGRVYAGDVSMSVKLLEQLLDILDSQLQALRPANKESAARNYNKLQKRERTCRAYVQAVVQVVDNLLGPEALVSWADMRTPDQSRSASLLLDAMEKGAFLLANNIYEGRFSDRAPNVDLEVYVLNTEADLQDLTFPHSYDSDSVLQLSTYQARCQVKIVLSLYKNLGSFLTTNNSSLKLEAGFVSGGGRSLAVNSHVISASVNKGSNRVFLSEPVVFTLRHLQARNHFSPNCSFWNSTGSGGSASGSSGGRWSSQGCKRIHTNNTHTTCACNHLSTYAVLMTYHQPASVDGIQEVLVYVVSWVGISVALVCLAACSTLLCCQGAPQSDHSTIHRNLWGNLFITELIFLIGVDKTQYSVACPVFAGLLHFSLLSVFCWLCLEAVELYLLQGELFEGRTSRRKYFYLCGYFLPGVVVAVSAAIDYRGYGTRTVCWLQMDNYFIWSFLGPVSVIIMLNLVVLVMTLHKMVHSSSALKPDSSRHDNLRAWTVGSLTLLFLLVVTWSLGLVFLSSPSLLLSYLFSSLNTAQALLITILYCTLTRKGHKDYGKCVRHSQCCDCSSTTSSPGSVKGAALRANSRYCSTNQSRIRRMWNDTVRRQTESSFIAADVNNTPTLNRAGLGNHFLTNPVLQTHPRVSPYDSLLAQGYSQPSPGLFTSTEGDVLSQSQEMDSVCLNGGYSTNSFTLQGLGGGGGGPRSGVGGSIDLLREGGGGGEDASPAPLTPHAAVGLEVEPHGGGMRRNLSDAAVLENMIISELVQSNLRPAAAAATAAAERYGSLARPLDRLTRPQPSTHESWTVARVSTHTHDQEPTHAHTRQDVWTHTPRPLQDVPTHTPRPLQDVPTHTPRPLQDVPTHTPRPQQDVPTHTRQEESIRSQLQLGGGTLSRRLLLQDRQTRPQEASLQTQTTRPHSTLSRQQQQGGGGTLSRHRSEGVEPGGAGGSERERDRYRDRPLPPPPPPPPLETEPLYKALEEPLLYDPRDGGVEGDSPQLYTRNSPPPPRFYTRESPPLLLSSYPDSSPEGQPEVSPTPRPHRPPLEVPYSLGRPPLGPRPNHMQTFYQPPPLTPLTANGELVYTEPANEDDEGQMQRVTSL comes from the exons ATAAAGAGTGGGGAGAATGCAGCTAACATCGCTGGTGAATTAGTAAACCTGACGAAGGGGCGGGTCTACGCCGGTGATGTCAGCATGTCAGTCAAACTTCTAGAGCAGCTATTGGACATCCTGGATTCTCAGCTTCAGGCCCTACGACCAGCCAACAAGGAGTCTGCTGCACGCAACTacaacaag TTGCAGAAGAGGGAACGCACCTGTAGAGCTTATGTCCAG GCGGTGGTTCAGGTAGTTGATAACCTGTTGGGCCCTGAAGCTCTAGTCTCCTGGGCTGATATGAGGACCCCTGACCAATCACGCTCTGCCTCGCTGCTATTGGACGCCATGGAGAAAGGAGCCTTTCTATTGGCTAACAACATCTACGAGGGGCGGTTCAGCGACAGAGCGCCCAATGTCG atCTGGAGGTGTATGTACTGAACACAGAGGCAGACCTACAGGACCTGACCTTCCCTCACTCCTATGACAGTGACAGTGTTCTACAGCTCTCAACTTA CCAG gCCAGGT gcCAGGTGAAGATAGTTCTCTCTCTGTATAAGAACCTTGGATCCTTCCTGACCACTAACAACTCCTCGTTGAAGTTGGAGGCGGGGTTTGTGAGTGGCGGTGGCAGGAGCTTGGCGGTGAATTCTCACGTGATCTCGGCTTCTGTCAACAAAGGTTCCAACCGAGTATTCCTCTCTGAACCGGTCGTCTTCACACTGCGACACCTACAGGCACGT AACCACTTCAGCCCCAACTGTTCGTTCTGGAACTCCACGGGGTCGGGGGGGTCGGCATCGGGGTCATCGGGGGGTCGTTGGTCGTCCCAGGGGTGTAAACGGATACacaccaacaacacacacaccacctgcGCCTGTAACCATCTGTCAACCTACGCTGTCCTGATGACCTACCACCAACCTGCt tcTGTAGATGGTATACAGGAGGTTCTGGTCTACGTTGTGTCCTGGGTAGGTATATCCGTAGCCCTGGTGTGCCTTGCAGCCTGCAGTACCTTACTGTGCTGCCAGGGGGCGCCACAGTCGGACCACAGCACCATACACAGGAATCTGTGGGGCAACCTCTTCATCACCGAACTGATCTTCCTCATTGGGGTGGATAAGACGCAGTACAGC GTAGCGTGTCCAGTCTTTGCCGGTCTGCTCCATTTCTCCCTgctctctgtgttctgttggtTATGCCTGGAGGCAGTGGAACTCTACTTACTGCAGGGGGAGCTCTTTGAAGGACGGACCTCTAGGAGGAAGTATTTCTATCTCTGCGGCTACTTCCTGCCAGGGGTGGTCGTGGCCGTCTCCGCCGCCATCGACTACAGGGGCTACGGCACCCGGACTGT gtgttggCTGCAGATGGACAACTACTTCATCTGGAGCTTCCTGGGTCCTGTATCTGTCATTATAATg CTGAACCTGGttgtcttggtgatgactcttCACAAGATGGTGCACAGCTCCTCCGCCCTCAAACCCGACTCCAGTCGTCACGACAACCTCAG agCGTGGACTGTGGGTTCActcaccctcctcttcctcctggtgGTGACCTGGTCTCTGGGGCTTGtcttcctctcatctccctctctcctcctctcctacctcttctcctcccttaACACGGCCCAGGCTCTGCTCATCacaatactgtactgtacactcacTAGGAAG GGCCATAAGGACTATGGGAAGTGTGTGCGTCACTCTCAGTGCTGTGACTGTTCCTCCACCACCAGTTCACCTGGCTCTGTGAAGGGCGCCGCCCTACGGGCCAACAGCCGCTACTGCAGTACCAACCAG agtCGCATTAGGAGGATGTGGAACGATACAGTGCGTAGACAGACTGAGTCTTCCTTCATAGCTGCTGATGTCAACAACACACCTACACTCAACAGAG ctGGCCTGGGTAACCATTTCCTGACTAACCCAGTGTTACAGACTCACCCTAGAGTCTCTCCTTATGACAGCCTACTGGCTCAGGGCTACAGCCAGCCCTCCCCTGGCCTCTTCACCTCTACTG AAGGTGACGTCCTGTCTCAGAGCCAGGAGATGGACAGTGTTTGTCTGAACGGCGGCTACAGCACCAACAGCTTCACCCTGCAGGGTctgggtgggggtggtggggggccTCGGTCCGGGGTGGGTGGCAGCATAGACCTCctcagggagggaggaggagggggggaggacgCCTCCCCCGCCCCCCTCACCCCCCACGCCGCCGTGGGGCTGGAGGTGGAGCCTCACGGAGGCGGAATGCGGAGGAACCTATCGGACGCGGCGGTCCTGGAGAACATGATCATCTCAGAGCTGGTTCAGAGCAACTTGAGGCCGGCTGCAGCCGCCGCTACTGCAGCCGCGGAGCGCTACGGCAGCCTGGCACGCCCCCTGGACCGACTGACACGCCCACAGCCCTCCACCCACGAGAGTTGGACGGTAGCTCGCGTGTCGACGCACACACATGACCAAGAGCCgacgcacgcgcacacgcgccAGGACGTCTGGACACACACACCTCGTCCGCTGCAGGACGTGCCGACACACACACCTCGTCCGCTGCAGGACGTGCCGACACACACACCTCGTCCGCTGCAGGATGTGCCGACACACACACCTCGTCCGCAGCAGGACGTGCCGACACACACACGCCAGGAGGAGAGCATCAGGAGCCAACTGCAGCTCGGGGGCGGGACCCTCTCCCGTAGACTCCTCCTccaggacagacagacacgccCCCAGGAGGCGTCGCTGCAGACGCAGACCACACGCCCACATTCCACGTTGTCGCGGCAACAGCAGCAGGGCGGAGGCGGAACGCTGTCCCGTCACCGCAGCGAGGGTGTTGAGCCGGGTGGCGCGGGGGGTTCGGAGCGGGAGAGGGACCGTTACCGGGATAGGCcgcttcctcctccccctcctcctccccctctggagaCAGAACCCCTGTATAAAGCCCTGGAGGAACCTCTTCTCTATGACcccagggatggaggggtggaggg CGACTCCCCCCAGCTCTACACCCGAAACTCGCCCCCGCCACCACGATTCTACACCCGTGAATCTCCGCCCCTACTCCTGTCGTCCTATCCTGACAGCAGCCCCGAAGGTCAACCAGAGGTTAGCCCCACCCCTCGACCCCACCGACCCCCTCTGGAAGTCCCCTACAGCCTGGGACGACCCCCTCTGGGCCCCAGGCCTAATCACATGCAGACTTTCTACCAGCCCCCACCCCTCACACCCCTCACGGCTAATGGGGAGTTGGTATACACGGAGCCCGCCAACGAGGACGATGAAGGACAGATGCAACGGGTGACGAGCCTGTGA